One Anabas testudineus chromosome 15, fAnaTes1.2, whole genome shotgun sequence genomic window carries:
- the nvl gene encoding nuclear valosin-containing protein-like isoform X1: MKNRGGGWLDGRLRHRVEQYLASSDSEYVDLSALALELQKLYRTDYGRRNKTAFRIQVEKVYEAIMKESGLNELESKHLAKRAKHSHDTGDGSSSSSSSSEESFNIDEQILEDAPSNHMNSSLTSLYRKGNPDSPRRDQPTANSPAVGRANPTASTGTLVSTGGWFIDRGRGPEKSSVLIDLCDEEPTNTVKNTDVPILEPEKSHRKSKKRIKSSNETTEARTLNKKANSKSPELQYPTLKFEDVGGNEETLTNVCKLLIHMRHPEVYQQLGMVPPRGFLLHGPPGCGKTLLAQAVAGELQLPMLKVSAPELVSGVSGESEQKLRELFDLALSSAPCILFIDEIDAITPKREVASKDMERRIVAQLLTCMDDLNSLTVTAQVLVIGATNRPDSLDPALRRAGRFDREICLGIPDEAARLRILKTLCRKLKLPEDFNYQQLARLTPGYVGADLMALCREAAMSAVNRVLLELRGQPESQSQSSSNNQLTSRVQPESAVTDGPVKEQQISNISQGCQEESRQQQGELWHLLLLLKNTETLSEEELAGLSILMSDFQDALASVQPSAKREGFATVPDVTWEDVGALQDIREELTMAILAPVHSPEQFRALGLSAPSGVLLAGPPGCGKTLLAKAVANESGLNFISVKGPELLNMYVGESERAVRQVFQRGRNSAPCVIFFDEIDALCPRRSGHESGASVRVVNQLLTEMDGLETRRQVFIMAATNRPDIIDPAILRPGRLDKTLYVGLPPPADRHAILLTITKEGTKPQLEQDVSLKDIAFDDRCDCFTGADLMALVREASVNALRAFLKSQHSPATSSGHTYSSGPVSDIRVSKENFEDAFKKVRPSVSKKDQRMYEQLKESLSR; this comes from the exons CAAACACTTGGCTAAGAGAGCCAAGCACAGCCATGACACTGG tgacggcagcagcagcagcagcagcagctcagaggaaTCCTTCAACATTGATGAGCAGATTCTGGAGGATGCg ccTAGTAACCACATGAACAGCTCCCTCACATCTCTGTACCGGAAGGGAAACCCTGACTCACCCAGGAGAGACCAGCCCACAGCCAACAGTCCAGCAGTGGGCAGAGCCAACCCCACTGCCAGCACAGGGACATTGGTTTCCACAGGAGGCTGGTTCATCGATAGAGGCAGAGGACCTGAGAAGAGCAGCGTCCTCATTGACCTGTGTGATGAAGAGCCTACTAATACAGTTAAGAAT ACAGATGTGCCCATTTTGGAGCCTGAGAAGTCGCACAGAAAGTCTAAGAAAAGGATAAAGAGCTCCAATGAAACAACAGAAGCTCGCACTCTAAACAAAAAAG CAAATTCAAAGTCTCCAGAGCTGCAGTATCCCACTCTCAAGTTTGAAGACGTAGGAGGTAACGAAGAGACATTAACG AACGTGTGTAAGCTCCTGATCCACATGCGACACCCAGAGGTGTACCAGCAGCTGGGAATGGTTCCTCCGAGGGGCTTCCTCCTACACGGACCTCCCGGCTGTGGAAAGACCCTGCTGGCCCAGGCAGTGGCTGGG gagcTGCAGCTGCCCATGTTGAAAGTGTCTGCTCCGGAGCTGGTGTCGGGAGTGAGCGGCGAGTCTGAGCAGAAGCTCAGAGAGCTGTTTGACCTGGCTTTG AGCTCTGCCCCATGTATCCTGTTCATAGATGAGATCGATGCAATCACCCCAAAGAGAGAGGTGGCCTCTAAAGACATGGAGAGGAGGATTGTAGCCCAGCTACTCACCTGCATGGATG ACTTAAACAGTCTGACAGTGACAGCTCAGGTTCTGGTCATTGGCGCCACCAACAGGCCGGACTCCCTGGACCCTGCGCTGCGCAGAGCCGGGCGCTTCGATAGAGAGATCTGCCTGGGTATCCCAGATGAAGCAGCTCGTCTCAG GATCTTGAAGACACTGTGTCGAAAGCTGAAACTGCCAGAGGACTTCAACTACCAGCAGCTGGCCCGGCTCACCCCAGGTTATGTGGGTGCTGACCTCATGGCTCTGTGCCGCGAAGCCGCCATGAGTGCTGTCAACAGGGTTCTCCTAGAGTTAAGAGGACAACCAGAGAGCCAAAGCCAAAGCTCTTCTAATAATCAACTAACAAGCAGAGTTCAGCCCGAGTCCGCTGTTACAGATGGACCTGTCAAAGAGCAGCAGATATCAAACATCAGCCAAGGATGTCAAGAAGAGTCAAGACAGCAG CAGGGGGAGCTGTGGcacctgctgcttctgctgaagaacacagagacactgtcaGAGGAAGAGCTAGCTGGCTTGTCCATTCTCATGTCAGACTTCCAGGACGCTCTGGCCAGTGTTCAGCCCTCAGCCAAGAGGGAGGGCTTCGCTACTGTGCCTGACGTCACCTGGGAAGACGTGGGAGCCCTGCAGGACATTAGAGAGGAGCTCACCATGGCCATACTG GCTCCTGTGCATTCTCCAGAGCAGTTCAGAGCTCTGGGACTCAGTGCTCCTTCTGGAGTGTTGCTGGCTGGACCTCCAGGATGTGGAAAAACATTGCTGGCCAAG GCGGTAGCCAATGAATCAGGCCTCAACTTCATCTCAGTCAAGGGTCCAGAGCTGCTCAACATG TATGTTGGAGAGAGCGAGCGAGCTGTCAGACAGGTCTTCCAGAGAGGACGCAACTCGGCCCCTTGTGTCATATTTTTTGACGAGATCGACGCTCTGTGCCCTCGGCGCTCGGGCCACGAG tcaggAGCCAGCGTGCGGGTGGTCAACCAACTCCTCACAGAAATGGACGGCTTAGAGACACGAAGACAGGTCTTCATCATGGCTGCGACTAATAGACCAG ATATCATTGACCCTGCCATACTGAGGCCAGGTCGTCTAGATAAAACCTTGTACGTGGGTCTGCCACCTCCAGCAGATCGCCATGCCATCCTGCTCACTATTACTAAG GAGGGGACCAAACCTCAGCTGGAGCAGGATGTCAGCCTCAAAGACATCGCCTTCGATGACCGCTGTGATTGCTTCAC CGGAGCTGACTTAATGGCGTTGGTGAGGGAAGCATCTGTTAATGCCCTGAGAGCTTTTCTCAAGTCACAGCATTCCCCAGCTACGTCATCTG GTCACACATATTCTTCCGGGCCCGTCTCTGACATCAGAGTCAGCAAAGAGAACTTTGAGGATGCCTTCAAGAAAGTTCGTCCATCAGTGTCCAAAAAG GACCAGAGGATGTATGAGCAGCTAAAAGAATCCCTCAGCAGATGA
- the nvl gene encoding nuclear valosin-containing protein-like isoform X2 gives MKNRGGGWLDGRLRHRVEQYLASSDSEYVDLSALALELQKLYRTDYGRRNKTAFRIQVEKVYEAIMKESGLNELESKHLAKRAKHSHDTGDGSSSSSSSSEESFNIDEQILEDAPSNHMNSSLTSLYRKGNPDSPRRDQPTANSPAVGRANPTASTGTLVSTGGWFIDRGRGPEKSSVLIDLCDEEPTNTVKNTDVPILEPEKSHRKSKKRIKSSNETTEARTLNKKANSKSPELQYPTLKFEDVGGNEETLTNVCKLLIHMRHPEVYQQLGMVPPRGFLLHGPPGCGKTLLAQAVAGELQLPMLKVSAPELVSGVSGESEQKLRELFDLALSSAPCILFIDEIDAITPKREVASKDMERRIVAQLLTCMDDLNSLTVTAQVLVIGATNRPDSLDPALRRAGRFDREICLGIPDEAARLRILKTLCRKLKLPEDFNYQQLARLTPGYVGADLMALCREAAMSAVNRVLLELRGQPESQSQSSSNNQLTSRVQPESAVTDGPVKEQQISNISQGCQEESRQQGELWHLLLLLKNTETLSEEELAGLSILMSDFQDALASVQPSAKREGFATVPDVTWEDVGALQDIREELTMAILAPVHSPEQFRALGLSAPSGVLLAGPPGCGKTLLAKAVANESGLNFISVKGPELLNMYVGESERAVRQVFQRGRNSAPCVIFFDEIDALCPRRSGHESGASVRVVNQLLTEMDGLETRRQVFIMAATNRPDIIDPAILRPGRLDKTLYVGLPPPADRHAILLTITKEGTKPQLEQDVSLKDIAFDDRCDCFTGADLMALVREASVNALRAFLKSQHSPATSSGHTYSSGPVSDIRVSKENFEDAFKKVRPSVSKKDQRMYEQLKESLSR, from the exons CAAACACTTGGCTAAGAGAGCCAAGCACAGCCATGACACTGG tgacggcagcagcagcagcagcagcagctcagaggaaTCCTTCAACATTGATGAGCAGATTCTGGAGGATGCg ccTAGTAACCACATGAACAGCTCCCTCACATCTCTGTACCGGAAGGGAAACCCTGACTCACCCAGGAGAGACCAGCCCACAGCCAACAGTCCAGCAGTGGGCAGAGCCAACCCCACTGCCAGCACAGGGACATTGGTTTCCACAGGAGGCTGGTTCATCGATAGAGGCAGAGGACCTGAGAAGAGCAGCGTCCTCATTGACCTGTGTGATGAAGAGCCTACTAATACAGTTAAGAAT ACAGATGTGCCCATTTTGGAGCCTGAGAAGTCGCACAGAAAGTCTAAGAAAAGGATAAAGAGCTCCAATGAAACAACAGAAGCTCGCACTCTAAACAAAAAAG CAAATTCAAAGTCTCCAGAGCTGCAGTATCCCACTCTCAAGTTTGAAGACGTAGGAGGTAACGAAGAGACATTAACG AACGTGTGTAAGCTCCTGATCCACATGCGACACCCAGAGGTGTACCAGCAGCTGGGAATGGTTCCTCCGAGGGGCTTCCTCCTACACGGACCTCCCGGCTGTGGAAAGACCCTGCTGGCCCAGGCAGTGGCTGGG gagcTGCAGCTGCCCATGTTGAAAGTGTCTGCTCCGGAGCTGGTGTCGGGAGTGAGCGGCGAGTCTGAGCAGAAGCTCAGAGAGCTGTTTGACCTGGCTTTG AGCTCTGCCCCATGTATCCTGTTCATAGATGAGATCGATGCAATCACCCCAAAGAGAGAGGTGGCCTCTAAAGACATGGAGAGGAGGATTGTAGCCCAGCTACTCACCTGCATGGATG ACTTAAACAGTCTGACAGTGACAGCTCAGGTTCTGGTCATTGGCGCCACCAACAGGCCGGACTCCCTGGACCCTGCGCTGCGCAGAGCCGGGCGCTTCGATAGAGAGATCTGCCTGGGTATCCCAGATGAAGCAGCTCGTCTCAG GATCTTGAAGACACTGTGTCGAAAGCTGAAACTGCCAGAGGACTTCAACTACCAGCAGCTGGCCCGGCTCACCCCAGGTTATGTGGGTGCTGACCTCATGGCTCTGTGCCGCGAAGCCGCCATGAGTGCTGTCAACAGGGTTCTCCTAGAGTTAAGAGGACAACCAGAGAGCCAAAGCCAAAGCTCTTCTAATAATCAACTAACAAGCAGAGTTCAGCCCGAGTCCGCTGTTACAGATGGACCTGTCAAAGAGCAGCAGATATCAAACATCAGCCAAGGATGTCAAGAAGAGTCAAGACAGCAG GGGGAGCTGTGGcacctgctgcttctgctgaagaacacagagacactgtcaGAGGAAGAGCTAGCTGGCTTGTCCATTCTCATGTCAGACTTCCAGGACGCTCTGGCCAGTGTTCAGCCCTCAGCCAAGAGGGAGGGCTTCGCTACTGTGCCTGACGTCACCTGGGAAGACGTGGGAGCCCTGCAGGACATTAGAGAGGAGCTCACCATGGCCATACTG GCTCCTGTGCATTCTCCAGAGCAGTTCAGAGCTCTGGGACTCAGTGCTCCTTCTGGAGTGTTGCTGGCTGGACCTCCAGGATGTGGAAAAACATTGCTGGCCAAG GCGGTAGCCAATGAATCAGGCCTCAACTTCATCTCAGTCAAGGGTCCAGAGCTGCTCAACATG TATGTTGGAGAGAGCGAGCGAGCTGTCAGACAGGTCTTCCAGAGAGGACGCAACTCGGCCCCTTGTGTCATATTTTTTGACGAGATCGACGCTCTGTGCCCTCGGCGCTCGGGCCACGAG tcaggAGCCAGCGTGCGGGTGGTCAACCAACTCCTCACAGAAATGGACGGCTTAGAGACACGAAGACAGGTCTTCATCATGGCTGCGACTAATAGACCAG ATATCATTGACCCTGCCATACTGAGGCCAGGTCGTCTAGATAAAACCTTGTACGTGGGTCTGCCACCTCCAGCAGATCGCCATGCCATCCTGCTCACTATTACTAAG GAGGGGACCAAACCTCAGCTGGAGCAGGATGTCAGCCTCAAAGACATCGCCTTCGATGACCGCTGTGATTGCTTCAC CGGAGCTGACTTAATGGCGTTGGTGAGGGAAGCATCTGTTAATGCCCTGAGAGCTTTTCTCAAGTCACAGCATTCCCCAGCTACGTCATCTG GTCACACATATTCTTCCGGGCCCGTCTCTGACATCAGAGTCAGCAAAGAGAACTTTGAGGATGCCTTCAAGAAAGTTCGTCCATCAGTGTCCAAAAAG GACCAGAGGATGTATGAGCAGCTAAAAGAATCCCTCAGCAGATGA
- the degs1 gene encoding sphingolipid delta(4)-desaturase DES1, which yields MGNRVAREDYEWVYTDQPHADRRKEILAKYPQIKSLMGPDPRLKWIVCMMVGIQFLAFYLVKDLDWKWVLFWTYAFGSCINHSMTLAIHEISHNTAFGNNKAPWNRYFAMFANLPIGLPYSASFKRYHLDHHRYLGGDGIDVDIPTEFEGWFFCTRFRKFIWIILQPLFYAIRPLCINPKPISQLEVINLTCQLTFNVLLYLLWGAKPVVYMLAGSMLGMGLHPISGHFIAEHYMFLKGHETYSYYGSLNLLTFNVGYHNEHHDFPSIPGRRLPMVKKIAAEYYEDLPQYTSWVRVLYDFIMDDTLSPYSRIKRKLKGDVKQE from the exons CTAAATATCCACAAATCAAGTCGTTGATGGGCCCTGACCCGAGGCTGAAATGGATTGTGTGCATGATGGTGGGGATACAGTTTTTAGCTTTCTACCTGGTCAAAGATCTGGACTGGAAATGGGTTTTATTTTGGACTTATGCCTTTGGCAGCTGTATCAACCACTCAATGACCCTTGCTATTCATGAGATCTCCCACAACACAGCCTTCGGAAATAACAAGGCTCCATGGAACCGCTATTTTGCCATGTTTGCTAACCTGCCCATTGGCCTGCCCTATTCTGCCTCCTTCAAACGCTATCACCTGGACCACCACCGCTACTTAGGTGGAGATGGTATAGATGTAGATATTCCCACTGAGTTTGAAGGCTGGTTCTTCTGCACCCGCTTCCGCAAATTCATCTGGATCATTCTGCAGCCTCTGTTCTATGCCATCCGACCCCTCTGCATTAACCCTAAACCCATCAGTCAGCTGGAGGTGATCAATTTAACCTGCCAGCTCACCTTCAACGTCCTGCTCTACTTGTTATGGGGGGCCAAGCCTGTGGTGTACATGCTTGCTGGCTCCATGCTGGGGATGGGCTTACATCCCATTTCTGGTCATTTCATAGCTGAGCACTACATGTTCCTCAAGGGCCACGAGACCTACTCTTACTATGGCTCTCTCAATCTGCTCACCTTCAATGTGGGCTACCACAACGAGCACCATGACTTCCCCAGCATCCCAGGACGCAGGCTGCCCATG GTAAAGAAAATAGCAGCAGAGTATTATGAAGACCTGCCTCAGTACACATCTTGGGTGAGGGTCCTGTACGACTTCATCATGGATGATACACTGAGCCCGTACTCTCGAATCAAGAGGAAGCTGAAAGGAGATGTTAAACAGGAGTAA